A part of Bosea sp. (in: a-proteobacteria) genomic DNA contains:
- a CDS encoding GNAT family N-acetyltransferase, with protein sequence MCGTVYFYKDLRAQGPVTVAREPPDQPEVRAFLEASDASSAALYPAESNHMLDMAALLAPSVRFLVARRGREALGCGAVVLTEDQGELKRFFVTPQARGQRVGDALVAAAEAQARQAGAKVLRLETGIYSAAALALYRSNGFRPIEAFEPYAPDPLSVFMEKRL encoded by the coding sequence CTGTGCGGCACTGTCTATTTCTACAAGGACCTCAGGGCGCAAGGACCTGTCACGGTGGCGCGCGAACCGCCCGACCAGCCGGAGGTGCGGGCCTTCCTCGAAGCCTCCGATGCCTCATCCGCCGCGCTCTATCCCGCCGAGAGCAACCACATGCTCGACATGGCGGCGCTGCTGGCGCCTTCGGTGCGCTTCTTGGTCGCACGGCGCGGGCGCGAGGCGCTTGGCTGCGGCGCGGTCGTGCTGACGGAGGACCAGGGCGAGCTGAAGCGCTTCTTCGTGACGCCGCAGGCGCGCGGCCAACGCGTTGGCGACGCGCTCGTGGCGGCCGCCGAGGCGCAGGCACGCCAGGCTGGCGCGAAGGTGCTCAGGCTCGAGACGGGCATCTATTCCGCAGCCGCGCTGGCGCTTTACCGGAGCAACGGCTTTCGACCCATCGAAGCCTTCGAACCCTATGCGCCGGACCCGCTCAGCGTCTTCATGGAAAAACGGCTGTGA
- a CDS encoding acyl-CoA dehydrogenase, whose amino-acid sequence MSLFALTEDQTAIREMARAFAADKLAPDAVRWDREKHFPVAEMREAAALGMAGVYIAEDVGGSGLSRLDAALIFEALAGGCPTISAYMSIHNMAGWMIDAYGSGEQRRRFLPRLCAMDHLASYCLTEPGAGSDAAALTTRASREGDHYRVTGQKQFISGAGVSDIYVTMVRTGEEGPGGISTLVIEKDTPGLSFGAEEMKMGWNAQPTRAVIFEDARVPVANRLGPEGIGFKIAMAGLDGGRLNIGACSLGGAQAALDRSLAYMAERKAFGSRLDRFQALQFKLADMATELEAARSLLWRAAAALDAKDPEATRLCAMAKRVATDAGFAVANDALQLHGGYGYLAEYGIEKIVRDLRVHQILEGTNEIMRMIVARGLVGRGNRG is encoded by the coding sequence ATGAGCCTCTTCGCCCTCACCGAAGACCAGACCGCCATTCGCGAGATGGCCCGCGCCTTCGCGGCCGACAAGCTGGCGCCGGATGCCGTGCGCTGGGACAGGGAGAAGCATTTCCCCGTCGCGGAGATGCGCGAGGCCGCGGCGCTCGGCATGGCCGGGGTCTACATCGCCGAGGATGTCGGCGGGTCGGGACTGTCACGGCTCGACGCGGCCCTCATCTTCGAGGCGCTGGCGGGAGGCTGCCCTACCATCTCGGCCTACATGTCGATCCACAACATGGCCGGCTGGATGATCGATGCCTATGGCTCCGGGGAACAGCGCCGGCGCTTCCTGCCCAGGCTGTGCGCCATGGATCACCTCGCCAGCTACTGTCTCACCGAGCCGGGCGCAGGCTCGGATGCGGCTGCGCTGACGACGCGCGCGTCACGCGAGGGCGACCATTACCGGGTCACGGGCCAGAAGCAGTTCATCTCCGGCGCCGGCGTTTCCGATATCTACGTCACCATGGTCCGCACCGGCGAGGAGGGCCCTGGCGGCATCTCGACCCTGGTGATCGAGAAGGACACGCCGGGGCTGAGCTTCGGGGCCGAGGAAATGAAGATGGGCTGGAACGCACAGCCCACGCGCGCGGTCATCTTCGAGGACGCCCGCGTGCCGGTCGCCAACCGGCTCGGGCCGGAGGGCATAGGCTTCAAGATCGCCATGGCGGGGCTTGACGGCGGGCGGCTCAACATCGGCGCCTGCTCGCTCGGCGGCGCGCAGGCCGCGCTCGATCGTTCGCTGGCCTACATGGCCGAGCGCAAGGCCTTCGGCAGCCGGCTCGACCGGTTCCAGGCGCTCCAGTTCAAGCTGGCCGACATGGCAACCGAGCTGGAAGCGGCACGCAGCCTGCTATGGCGCGCTGCTGCCGCACTCGACGCCAAAGACCCCGAGGCCACGCGGCTATGCGCCATGGCCAAGCGCGTGGCCACCGATGCGGGCTTCGCGGTCGCCAATGACGCGCTGCAACTGCATGGCGGCTATGGCTATCTCGCTGAATACGGCATCGAGAAGATCGTGCGCGACCTGCGCGTGCACCAGATCCTCGAAGGCACGAACGAGATCATGCGCATGATCGTGGCACGCGGCCTGGTTGGCCGCGGCAACAGGGGCTGA
- a CDS encoding DUF4928 family protein encodes MQDALRRFAISAQFRGKGPLSVALVITDQAKLLGLPLDPDALLTQGGGQVLELGKARVQSILARNGETRVLSEEAGRTSRGSIAKMRAYVAFLNQMHQLSSPLDLALVEAFWVEQVRDFFRGKPFALAFDESSSLRSVVAKLLDQALKRQKESPGTTFMGTMMQHLVGAKLEVLLGPGVATHESASASDESTQRSGDFEVGDVAIHVTANPGEALMRKCRSNLERGLKPLIVTTRRGAALADLNAEQFGLGAQLDVFEIEQWLASNVMEWSEFGARSRRLQVSELVMAYNKIVDKVESDPSLRIEPSSGRG; translated from the coding sequence ATGCAGGACGCGCTTCGCAGGTTCGCCATAAGCGCGCAATTTCGCGGCAAGGGCCCTCTTTCAGTCGCGCTTGTCATCACAGACCAAGCTAAACTGCTTGGGTTGCCACTCGATCCTGACGCTCTGCTTACCCAAGGAGGTGGGCAGGTTCTGGAGCTTGGTAAGGCGCGGGTCCAATCCATATTGGCGCGAAACGGTGAAACCCGCGTGCTTTCGGAAGAGGCTGGACGCACGTCCCGCGGCTCGATCGCCAAGATGAGGGCTTATGTGGCCTTCTTGAATCAGATGCATCAGCTTTCATCCCCGCTCGACCTTGCCTTGGTAGAAGCGTTCTGGGTGGAACAAGTCCGCGATTTCTTTAGGGGAAAACCCTTTGCGCTTGCTTTCGACGAAAGCTCGAGCCTTCGGAGTGTCGTCGCCAAACTGCTGGATCAAGCCCTAAAGCGGCAAAAGGAATCGCCAGGAACGACCTTCATGGGAACGATGATGCAGCATCTTGTGGGCGCGAAACTTGAGGTGCTGCTTGGACCGGGCGTCGCAACCCATGAAAGCGCCTCGGCTAGCGACGAGTCCACGCAACGATCAGGCGATTTTGAGGTTGGCGACGTGGCGATTCATGTCACGGCCAATCCCGGCGAAGCGCTTATGCGGAAATGCCGGTCAAATCTGGAGCGCGGTCTGAAGCCATTGATTGTCACAACGAGACGGGGGGCAGCGCTGGCTGACCTCAATGCCGAGCAGTTTGGACTTGGCGCGCAGCTTGATGTCTTTGAAATTGAGCAGTGGCTCGCGTCCAACGTGATGGAATGGTCCGAATTCGGTGCCCGTTCCCGAAGGCTGCAAGTCAGTGAATTAGTCATGGCTTACAACAAGATTGTCGACAAAGTTGAGAGCGATCCGTCGTTAAGGATCGAACCTTCCAGTGGTCGAGGCTGA
- the vsr gene encoding DNA mismatch endonuclease Vsr, producing the protein MVEADTSRSAIMRAIKGRDTKPELRVRSMLHRLGYRFRLHRRDLPGSPDLALPSRRIAIFVHGCFWHLHGCPRSLRQPKANADYWSKKLARNAERDAANIVELRRLGWRPLVIWECGLKDEPALIETLKAELGPPGPINPSSGRR; encoded by the coding sequence GTGGTCGAGGCTGACACCAGCCGCTCTGCCATAATGCGCGCCATCAAGGGGCGCGACACCAAGCCAGAGCTTCGCGTCCGCTCGATGCTGCACCGATTGGGCTATCGGTTCCGGCTCCATCGCCGCGATCTTCCCGGCTCGCCCGACCTCGCGCTGCCATCGCGCAGAATCGCGATCTTCGTTCACGGCTGCTTCTGGCACCTGCATGGCTGCCCACGAAGCCTCAGGCAGCCCAAGGCTAACGCAGACTATTGGAGCAAAAAGCTCGCGCGCAACGCGGAGCGGGATGCGGCGAACATTGTCGAGCTCCGGCGGCTAGGCTGGCGCCCCCTCGTCATCTGGGAGTGCGGACTCAAGGACGAGCCTGCGCTGATCGAGACGCTAAAGGCAGAGCTCGGCCCGCCCGGCCCGATCAATCCATCTTCAGGGCGGCGATGA
- the prmB gene encoding 50S ribosomal protein L3 N(5)-glutamine methyltransferase, which translates to MTDALAQSPSPPSAADELFTLRDLLRYAVSRFREAELVHAHGATTAIDEAAYLILETLHLPVDQIEPFIDARLTRTEREMLIGLVEKRIKTRKPAAYLTGRTYIQGVPFRVDERVIVPRSYIGEMLFSNLFGGEGFTLIEDVHGVARVLDLCTGSGCLAILAAHIFPNAMIDAVELSPDAMAVARLNVAESGFADRITLFEGDLFAPLGDRRYDLIITNPPYVDARTMAELPPEFRAEPAMALAGGEDGLDIVRRILKEAGRHLTPGGGLICEIGTDREILDEEFATVDFLWLDSAESSGEVFWVMADQIADL; encoded by the coding sequence ATGACAGACGCCCTCGCCCAATCACCCAGCCCTCCCTCGGCTGCCGATGAACTGTTCACCTTGCGCGACCTGCTGCGCTATGCGGTGAGCCGGTTCCGAGAGGCAGAACTTGTCCACGCCCATGGCGCGACCACCGCCATCGACGAGGCGGCCTATCTCATCCTCGAGACGCTGCACCTGCCGGTGGACCAGATCGAGCCCTTCATCGACGCAAGGCTGACCCGCACGGAGCGCGAGATGCTGATCGGGCTCGTCGAAAAACGCATCAAAACCCGCAAGCCGGCGGCTTACCTGACAGGGCGCACCTACATCCAGGGCGTGCCGTTCAGGGTCGACGAGCGCGTGATCGTGCCGCGTTCCTATATCGGCGAAATGCTCTTCTCGAACCTGTTCGGCGGCGAAGGCTTCACGCTGATCGAGGATGTGCACGGTGTGGCGCGCGTGCTCGACCTTTGCACTGGCTCGGGCTGCCTCGCCATCCTGGCCGCGCACATCTTCCCCAACGCCATGATCGACGCAGTCGAGCTGTCGCCGGATGCGATGGCTGTGGCCAGGCTGAATGTCGCCGAGAGCGGCTTTGCCGACCGAATCACACTGTTCGAGGGCGATCTTTTCGCGCCGCTGGGCGACAGGCGCTACGATCTCATCATCACCAACCCGCCCTATGTCGACGCCCGGACCATGGCGGAGCTGCCGCCGGAGTTCCGCGCCGAGCCGGCCATGGCGCTGGCCGGCGGGGAGGACGGGCTCGACATCGTGCGCCGCATCCTCAAGGAGGCCGGGCGGCATCTGACCCCCGGCGGCGGCCTGATCTGCGAAATCGGGACCGACCGCGAGATCCTGGACGAGGAGTTCGCGACCGTCGATTTCCTCTGGCTGGACAGCGCCGAAAGCAGCGGCGAAGTGTTCTGGGTTATGGCCGATCAGATCGCGGATCTCTGA
- a CDS encoding helix-turn-helix domain-containing protein has product MEHLTKAALAGRIRSERRDKGWTLERFAEASGVSRAMISKIERGEVSPTAAILARLAAGLGTSLASLFSVQPSADARTAPALHRWESQQDWTDPESGYVRRNVSPPGSAADVVYVTFPAGARVTFDNDKPSDGLEQQVWILEGAMELTIGGNTTSLSVGDSLRMRLDEPLVFHNPGEADARYVVVLARRSD; this is encoded by the coding sequence ATGGAACATTTGACAAAGGCCGCGCTCGCCGGGCGCATCCGCTCGGAGCGCCGCGACAAGGGCTGGACGCTTGAGCGGTTTGCGGAAGCCTCCGGTGTCAGCCGGGCCATGATCTCGAAGATCGAGCGCGGCGAGGTGAGCCCAACCGCCGCCATCCTGGCCCGGCTTGCGGCGGGCCTCGGCACCAGCCTGGCCTCGCTGTTCTCCGTGCAGCCCAGTGCGGACGCCCGCACCGCTCCCGCGCTGCACCGCTGGGAGAGCCAGCAGGACTGGACCGACCCTGAATCGGGCTATGTGCGCCGCAACGTCTCGCCTCCCGGCTCGGCGGCAGATGTCGTCTACGTGACGTTTCCGGCGGGCGCGCGCGTCACCTTCGACAACGACAAGCCTTCCGACGGCCTCGAACAGCAGGTCTGGATCCTCGAAGGCGCGATGGAGCTGACCATTGGCGGCAATACCACAAGCCTTTCGGTCGGCGACAGCCTGCGCATGAGGCTGGACGAACCGCTGGTGTTCCACAACCCGGGCGAAGCCGATGCGCGCTATGTCGTCGTGCTGGCGCGCAGGAGCGATTGA
- a CDS encoding EamA family transporter — translation MIETIPFIAILASALLHAIWNAIARSQRNPGDIMACAVMMSGLVSLPFLPLTGLPSSQAMPWLLFGVAINSIGIRAAMAAYERTSFGLAYPIMRAGIPLMALPIAVVMFDEWPSPGGGAGVLLICAALLMLALVARRAGKAELSGVGFAMFASLCGAGYVAADAMGVRLSSNIWSYALGVAVGNGLMLALIVRIEGRNPARLLSQNGKVALLIAVISTSSFMIYVWALKITPVAPAAALRETSVLFATGIAAFIMKERITPLHWCAAVVALAGIVAIRML, via the coding sequence GTGATCGAGACCATTCCCTTCATCGCCATCCTGGCGAGCGCGCTGCTGCACGCTATCTGGAACGCGATCGCGCGCTCGCAGCGCAACCCCGGCGACATCATGGCCTGCGCGGTGATGATGTCGGGCCTTGTCTCCCTGCCCTTTCTGCCGCTGACGGGCCTGCCTTCATCCCAGGCGATGCCATGGCTACTGTTCGGCGTGGCGATCAACAGCATCGGCATCCGCGCGGCGATGGCCGCTTATGAGCGCACCAGCTTCGGTCTTGCCTACCCCATCATGCGGGCCGGCATCCCGCTGATGGCGCTGCCCATCGCGGTGGTGATGTTCGACGAGTGGCCGAGCCCCGGCGGCGGCGCAGGCGTGCTGCTGATCTGCGCGGCGCTGCTGATGCTGGCGCTTGTGGCGCGGCGGGCCGGCAAGGCGGAATTGTCGGGGGTGGGCTTCGCGATGTTCGCCAGCCTGTGCGGGGCGGGCTATGTCGCGGCGGATGCGATGGGCGTCAGGCTCAGCAGCAACATCTGGAGCTATGCGCTGGGCGTAGCGGTCGGCAACGGGCTGATGCTCGCCTTGATCGTGCGGATCGAAGGGCGCAATCCGGCGCGTCTGCTCAGCCAGAACGGCAAGGTCGCGCTGCTGATCGCGGTGATCTCCACCTCGAGCTTCATGATCTATGTCTGGGCGCTCAAGATCACGCCGGTGGCTCCGGCCGCCGCGCTGCGCGAGACCTCCGTGCTCTTCGCCACGGGGATCGCGGCCTTCATCATGAAGGAGCGCATCACGCCGCTGCACTGGTGCGCGGCTGTCGTCGCGCTCGCCGGGATCGTCGCCATCCGCATGCTCTGA
- the lepA gene encoding elongation factor 4: protein MTTQSIDNIRNFSIVAHIDHGKSTLADRLIQLTGGLSAREMTEQVLDSMDIERERGITIKAQTVRLHYKAQDGKVYILNLMDTPGHVDFAYEVSRSLAACEGSLLVVDASQGVEAQTLANVYQALDANHEIVPVLNKVDLPAAEPERVKEQIEEVIGLDASNAVPISAKTGLNIEAVLEAIVTRLPAPKGDPDATLKAMLVDSWYDNYLGVVVLVRIIDGTLKKGQRVKMMRAGAVYDVERVGYLTPKLVTVESLGPGEVGVITASIKEVADTRVGDTITDDRKPCAEPLPGFKPVQPVVFCGLFPVDAAEFDELRGALGKLRLNDASFSYEMETSAALGFGFRCGFLGLLHLEIVQERLSREFNLDLIATAPSVVYRILQTDGDVIELHNPADMPDVMKIEAIEEPWIRATILTPDEYLGSVLKLCQDRRGIQIDLGYVGSRAKVVYDLPLNEVVFDFYDRLKSVSKGYASFDYAITDYREGDLVKMSILVNAEPVDALSMLVHRTRADARGRVMCEKLRELIPQHMFQIPIQAAIGGKIIARETIRALRKDVTAKCYGGDITRKRKLLEKQKEGKKKMRQFGKVDIPQEAFIAALKMD from the coding sequence ATGACGACGCAATCCATCGACAACATCCGCAATTTCTCGATCGTGGCCCATATCGACCACGGCAAGTCCACGCTGGCCGACCGGCTGATCCAGCTCACCGGCGGGCTAAGCGCCCGCGAGATGACGGAGCAGGTCCTCGACTCGATGGATATCGAGCGCGAGCGCGGCATCACCATCAAGGCCCAGACCGTGCGCCTCCACTACAAGGCGCAGGACGGCAAGGTCTACATCCTGAACCTCATGGACACGCCCGGCCACGTCGACTTCGCCTATGAGGTCTCGCGCAGCCTCGCGGCCTGCGAGGGTTCGCTGCTGGTTGTGGACGCCAGCCAGGGCGTCGAGGCCCAGACCCTCGCCAACGTCTATCAGGCGCTCGATGCCAACCACGAGATCGTGCCCGTCCTCAACAAGGTCGATCTGCCGGCCGCCGAGCCCGAGCGCGTCAAGGAGCAGATCGAGGAGGTCATCGGCCTCGATGCCTCCAATGCCGTGCCCATCTCTGCCAAGACCGGCCTCAACATCGAGGCGGTGCTGGAAGCGATCGTCACCCGCCTGCCCGCGCCAAAGGGCGACCCGGACGCGACGCTGAAGGCCATGCTGGTGGACAGCTGGTATGACAACTATCTCGGCGTCGTCGTCCTCGTGCGCATCATCGACGGCACGCTGAAGAAGGGCCAGCGCGTCAAGATGATGCGCGCCGGCGCCGTCTATGATGTCGAGCGCGTCGGCTACCTCACGCCCAAGCTGGTCACGGTCGAAAGCCTCGGCCCCGGCGAGGTCGGCGTCATCACCGCCTCGATCAAGGAGGTGGCGGACACCCGCGTGGGCGACACCATCACCGATGATCGCAAGCCCTGCGCCGAGCCGCTGCCGGGCTTCAAGCCGGTGCAGCCCGTGGTGTTCTGCGGGCTCTTCCCCGTGGATGCGGCGGAGTTCGACGAGCTGCGCGGCGCGCTCGGCAAGCTGCGCCTCAACGATGCGAGCTTCTCCTACGAGATGGAAACCAGCGCCGCGCTGGGCTTCGGCTTCCGCTGCGGCTTCCTCGGCCTGCTCCACCTCGAGATTGTGCAGGAGCGCCTCAGCCGCGAGTTCAACCTCGACCTGATCGCAACCGCGCCATCCGTGGTCTACCGCATCCTGCAGACCGATGGCGACGTGATCGAGCTGCACAACCCGGCCGACATGCCGGATGTGATGAAGATCGAGGCCATCGAGGAGCCCTGGATCCGCGCCACGATCCTGACGCCGGACGAATATCTCGGCTCGGTGCTCAAGCTCTGCCAGGACCGCCGCGGCATCCAGATCGATCTGGGCTATGTCGGCTCCCGCGCCAAGGTGGTCTATGATCTGCCTCTCAACGAGGTTGTGTTCGATTTCTATGACCGCCTGAAATCGGTGTCGAAGGGCTACGCCTCCTTCGATTACGCGATCACCGATTATCGCGAGGGCGACCTCGTGAAGATGTCGATCCTCGTCAACGCCGAGCCGGTGGATGCGCTCTCCATGCTGGTGCACCGCACACGCGCCGACGCCCGCGGCCGCGTGATGTGCGAGAAGCTGCGCGAGCTCATCCCGCAGCACATGTTCCAGATCCCGATCCAGGCCGCCATCGGCGGCAAGATCATCGCCCGCGAGACCATCCGCGCCCTGCGCAAGGACGTCACCGCCAAATGCTATGGCGGCGACATCACCAGAAAGCGCAAGCTTCTGGAGAAGCAGAAGGAGGGCAAGAAGAAGATGCGCCAGTTCGGCAAGGTCGACATCCCCCAGGAAGCCTTCATCGCCGCCCTGAAGATGGATTGA
- a CDS encoding IS630 family transposase (programmed frameshift), translating into MPKVVEIKPSHTPAELRRLAASGKDANQSRRLLSIAAALDGMSRAEAAKIGGMDRQTLRDWAHRFNEQGPAGLKDNRRRGNPRRLSQAQLVELSEIVETGPNRAVDGVVRWRRIDLQRVIADKFKIAYHQRSIGKLLKHLGFSHISARPRHPGQDGEVIAAFKKNWPNTLAAHIKGVTRKTKIEIWFQDEARIGQKNGLVRQWARRGTRPTQPADQRYENAYLFGAICPERGVGAALALPHADTDMMQLHIDEISLHVAKGAHAVLLLDRAGWHITGDLNWPKNITPILLPSRAPELNPVENIWQYLRANYLSNRVFETYADIINAACEAWNRLTERPDVITSIGMRHWAQTGQL; encoded by the exons ATGCCGAAGGTTGTCGAGATCAAGCCGAGCCATACTCCCGCCGAGCTGCGCCGCCTGGCGGCATCGGGCAAGGATGCGAACCAAAGTCGACGATTGCTGTCCATCGCTGCGGCGCTGGACGGGATGAGCCGGGCGGAGGCCGCCAAGATCGGCGGCATGGACCGCCAGACGCTACGGGACTGGGCGCATCGGTTTAATGAGCAAGGCCCTGCCGGGTTGAAGGACAACCGTCGCCGGGGGAACCCAAGACGTCTGTCGCAGGCGCAACTGGTGGAGCTGTCCGAGATCGTCGAGACCGGCCCCAACCGCGCTGTAGACGGCGTGGTGCGCTGGCGGCGGATCGACCTGCAACGTGTCATCGCGGACAAGTTCAAGATCGCGTATCACCAGCGCAGCATCGGCAAGCTGCTGAAGCACCTGGGCTTCTCGCACATCAGCGCCCGGCCACGGCATCCCGGGCAAGATGGCGAGGTCATCGCGGCTTTTA AAAAAAACTGGCCCAACACGCTCGCGGCGCACATCAAGGGCGTGACGCGCAAGACGAAGATCGAGATCTGGTTTCAGGATGAGGCCCGCATCGGCCAGAAGAACGGGCTCGTCCGGCAATGGGCGAGGCGCGGCACAAGACCTACCCAGCCTGCCGACCAACGCTATGAGAACGCCTATCTCTTCGGTGCCATCTGCCCCGAAAGAGGCGTGGGCGCGGCCCTCGCTTTGCCCCATGCTGACACCGACATGATGCAACTGCATATCGACGAGATATCCCTGCACGTCGCCAAAGGCGCTCATGCCGTGCTGCTGCTGGATCGAGCCGGATGGCACATCACCGGCGACCTGAACTGGCCGAAGAACATCACGCCGATCCTGCTGCCCTCGCGCGCGCCGGAACTGAACCCCGTGGAGAATATCTGGCAGTATCTGCGTGCCAACTACCTCTCGAACCGCGTCTTCGAGACATACGCCGACATCATCAATGCAGCCTGCGAGGCCTGGAACAGGCTCACCGAAAGGCCCGACGTCATCACATCAATCGGGATGCGCCACTGGGCGCAAACAGGTCAGTTATAA